Within Gouania willdenowi chromosome 24, fGouWil2.1, whole genome shotgun sequence, the genomic segment aattgcacacgttatttcactttgcacctgcaaatatacccctttatagcactagtatgtacacctctttatgcatccaaccttcaaacacatgataattttttgtatatattgtctTGCGGTGTcaaatatttacatgtgtactaataatatatttaacaaatgtcgtatggtcggtttacattcaaatatcacgtcccaggtgCTTTGTCGTAAAGATTGCGAGCGAAGGAAGTTACGTAGTctacgcgcatgcgttgaaaggatcgaGCACTGGCAgaaccatttcactgaaaacttaatacaagtattttttttttaaaaaaacacacaaattaattcatatgtcttttgtacagtcactgtgttttatggcacttaaaatgtttttatattatgtatattttattaggaattgtatttttttgaaagaatttgggaaaactatcatgaaaacttttgaccactgttAAAGAAAACACttgatttcatttaaaaagatttatttctTCCCACTTCTAACAAAAAGCAACCACAATTTGCATTTGGTGTTTACCCGATAAGGTTACATTTATGTACTTCACCAGCTGTTAAATCCTGCTCTAGATTTCTACTAGTTGGGTGAGCATCATAAAAACTTCTTTTAAATTCTAATCTGGCACTGCCTTTTTTAATGCATATTGTGAGAAGGTATACTTTGGCTTGATTGTTGAAAAACTGGCAGATTGTGTAACAAGTACAAAAATAAACCCATTCTCTATCTAAGCAAAGAAATATCTGAAACTGTACATGAGTCTTCATTACATAACAaaagtatattgtttgtacatcaCCTATAATCAtaggtggactgggacaaaagtTCAACCAttgcattttctgtccagaccagcccactacattatcagaggacaccacGTACTGTAGAcactgttattaagtcagtaatgctcaacatgtggctttttatgtctaaTTCTTATTCCCCCAAAATcttaaaagggggaactttttaaaacctttttacttatttcctatttcccatttttgccattttcaaaaagttctaacacttttttcagactttaacttccttttgccaataaatatccttttttttttcactattttttgtcgatttttttaagttctttttgacacttccatacattttttttttttcctttctttatttttttggccactttacaTCCAAATAAGCTGACTTTTCCCCAATATatgcaacttttttctctacattttgcctctttgttgcacatttttgccccttttcactattgtttgccacattttgcccacaCTTTGcacatttaaagagtaactaaaccccaaaaccaatcaaggcattttttcgaatttccctcctagtgacAGGTTAGGAGAAAGTAGGGGTTTAGTTAGTCTTTAGGTTACTcttttccattacataccacccgATTCCTctatttgtctattttcttggccactcttgactgctttttgcccattttagtaacttttcactcttttcttgccatgtttttgccaattttggaccatttttggccacttgttacAATGTCTATCTCCGCttgtaaaaaaacccaaaaaaaacgaCCGGACCGgctgggtcgacggcccaccgggacggTGCCCGccatgccagatggccagtccaccacTGCCTGtagtaaaaacacaatgacagtCTCTTAGCTGTCTTTGTGTGCTCTCATGCACATAATCACTGGGTATCTTCAGCACCTTGTTGCTTCCTGAGCAAGATGTGTCATCCCCGTGAAAGTCATCACGGTGACAATCGTGCTCGGAAGCTGCGCGGTCGGATCATCATGGTGACTTTGCGTAGGGAGTAGTAATCAGAGTCTCTCCAGGAGTACCAAACGATCCCATCAGGACCCAGTGGGCCCAGGCCTCTAGGAGTGTACTGCCCTCCCTGGTGATGGTTAAACACACTGTCAACAGCTTTGAACTTCTCTAAAATGAGAGGTGATCAGTGTGTTTGCTTACCCCGTAGTAGACTCCATTAAGATTGGCGTAGAAACACTGGTTGTACCACCAACCACCGTGAGAGATCTCGGCACAGATGTTGCCACTGTCTGGTGTACTAAAGCCTTGTTTGTCATGGTACCAGCTGAAAGAGTCCTGCATGGTGCCACTGAAGCCAGACACATGAAGGCGGTACTGATGCTCCTCATCCTCCAcactgcaataaaaaaaaaccaaacagactCTATAAACGCTCTAGAGCAGGAGTGCCCATAAATTGAAGGGCCTAAAATTAGTCTTAgtgcatgaaattaaatatgccaATAACATAACTATGCAAAATAAATGCTTAAAGTAGTTTTGAAATTgaagaacacttttctttattgttttatggcataaaattatgaatcatcgaaatgtcttcaaagacatttagtacaatataaattcaacaaaatgggacACAACATACCACGCCTATACAatcaaaacactacattttcccTGCCtttaaaaatcctttaaaactgcagaaaaaataatgttattGGACTTCAGctttatcaataataatgataatagtaatatcttatatagcactttttaaagaaaactacaGGAAGCCTtcgatttttttcttataaatcaCTGTACAGTATTACATCATTCTTCATATTttagataatatatttaaaaaataaaaataaaaatatgtccAGTGGACCCTAAATTGGAGTGCCATGTTTGAGccaaggttcccaaagtggggtatgcaAGATGTCATAGGGGGTGcttgaattgttattttttaaatagcgTGACAAcaatggaaactagaatatacaTAGAGCAGCAGTCGGGAGCCTCCATACATTGCCACAAACAGCACAAAGactaccctctagtggtgactaGGCGTTATCAtctaaaaaagtgcaaatagaACGAGCGCTACATTGCTTTGTGCTAGCTAATCCTTAAAAAGAgattttttctcaaagaaaatGCCAATAGACTAATTAATAAAATTATTcgagtgataattctgaataagatgttttattaTATCTCATTCCCCAACAAGAATAGGTAAAATTCAGTGTAGGGCTGCATTttatgtgacattacattattatattatacatgGGTTCAgggtaaatgtctgaaggggtacgggacggTGAAAAGTGTGTATGACACCCACCTAAAGCTCTGGTAGAGTGCATGTTTGTGCACGTTGCTCCAGTCCTCCAGATCAATGCGGAGGCTGTAGTCTCCCCGAGCGGTCAGATCATGGATGTGGTCGTTGCCCAGCCAAAACTCTGAATGTAAGTCACCAAATCCAACCCTGTAGTCCCTCCATGTACGGTCAAAGCTCACTGAGCCATCGACTCGCCGCTGAATTACAGTCCAGCCACCACCTGAGGCAAAAACATGTAATGCCTAAATAGGACGATTAAAGCCATAGATGCTTTGTCATAATTCATGTTAGAAATGTCTTCAAGTCATTTGTATACTTTTAGGCTTCAAATACACGTAATATCCCCCTATACAGTATGTGGGCATCTCTTGTTTGGatatttcagccaatcagctttcACACATATCATATTCTTGCCTCATCAGGACAACTCTTTGTTTTTCCAgctcagtgttaattttgttgattaAAAGTTTTCGTCGTAGCTTTTGTCgcctacatttttttaaagtaacgatTACTAGACCAGGACAAATTGAAAACATATACATGAGAACAAAAACCTAATCAAACCATATTGATATTTTCGTCAACTATCGTGTtgttaattccagcaagttccttTTGGCTCCTTTTTGGAAATAATAtgtaaggtttaatttatttagacattgttttttgttgttttagcccttaaatgcattttgttgtatatttagagtgtttagaagtacagaaaaaatcaaattagtctcttcaggtgctccgtagatatctttatattctgttttggtcatttttttcaatctgttttgatttttctattctctattacgttttttgaactattacgtcacagtatttgcagcggaactgccaaattagtacatcaactccaggcccaacacttggggcaatccgccatttttatttctcgcttttattttgtagtccaagctcaaggatgccgaagttacgagaggataagtcaaaatgttcagttgttggatgtagtaacccacacgcttcattacaccgtctcccagcatcagaaccttttcgaagtgcctggttgagttttattttttatggaaatgtacccacatctgtgaagcacttcaaggatgactgcttctgcaacctccaccagtataaagaaggatttgccgaaagactttgtccgattgagggttcaattccttctgtctttggagacgacgaacagagcacttcggtaagctgtaaataacgctaaaaagtgtgatgataagacgtccctgtcattgttttgttagcattagcagttgcaccgtcttcatatgttagcgctgtgtgctcgttttagatccttgatgatatggcctacgtggtttaatttaagtgtaaagttttcattagtcatttcattttgccgcttttgtctcatttgcatttaaagagaccgcaccaaaacgagttgctctcagaagcacatcagaaaaggggcccgtggagctataataatgaggaattcagacccaagcattgtaGTTCTACTTTATGTAGACCACaaatgtatgatttatatctaaaaacaaaggatttaaaaccatgatatgtcccctttaaacagtgcgctgacacgctctggtggctaaagTTAGTTAGTAGTTAGAAGACActcaaaccctgaggatagaggGACtccaaattaggaaaagtcatgaaatatgaagcaagaaaacaaaaagtcaacaatgatttttttaatgataaacattgaatggtgtcaaattgaccccaaggataagaGGAGGGTTAAAATATGTATATGAAGTACTATACTATATGTATCTGTTCAAACACATCCTTACCATCTGTATCCATGTCACAATAGACCTCCACAGGCATGCCTGACAGTGATGGCACCACAGTGTAGGAACCGGACCTCCTCACCCCATTATAGAAGATAGAGGCACAGTCGATGGGGCAGTTCCTCACATGTAGCACGTCTGAGGGGAAGAACATAAAGAAAAGGGGGGCGTTTGGCACCCTCTGCTGACACATCCTCATAGTAGGGCTaggcaaaaaaaaatcgattttatcgaatttgtagataaaaaaactgtttttattttgcaaattcaagtttaaaatgtatttatttttaaaatattatttttaattgtttttattattattttttcccaccacagttttttctgacttttttcgcattccgtccttgtgggttaccgtagcgcgatgtgagccagccccctctttgtttacatttgtttatcctttgagtaggctgtatgcgtgccacaggcatgtttcattttttatagagtttattattattatttttttaattgtaatgttatttgttgtaaaatatgtagttatctgatttcttcatCAGAAAATATAagctgtgaagttgctgttgcacttttgtttaaacctgggttaaagcttaaaattgttgaatgacagagcctcattttctttttattttgcattttaactcttgaggacaatcacagcaataaagtggacttttgacaatatgtcatttttaagtgcattaaaaaataaataaataaataaataaaaaatcgaatcgaaactcgaatttttcttcaaaaaatctgcgaatttttttttttttttaggcaaaatctcCCAACCCTACCTCATACGTGAGTGTGTACCTGATTTCAGTGCCGCCTCAGCGTGCATTAGTGGGTTGGGTTCGACGATGTTGACCAGACATCCAGGACCTCCTTTGATTTTATCCCCCAGGAGTGTCAGATTGTGTAGCTGGtgcttaataaaaaaacaaacaaacaattgcaatatttctaaaatctTCAGGAATATACAGGCTGAAGGGCGAGAGAGTACCTGCAGCTCTAAGATGAGGGTCCCCTGAAGGTGCAGCAGACTGGTGGCTTCAGTGTAGTGCAGCTCCAACTCATGAAGACGTCGCTCTAATGAAAGATTCAAATGATTCTTCTCTTCActctaacaaaacacatatgGAAACATACATAATTGTCTTCAAAATtgtgctgaacacacacacacacacacacacacacggtctaATCCAAGCTTACGCATAGAGGaggggtgtccaactcattttagttcaagggcacATTGCACTCTCACCCTATAATagtcgactcttccccacccattccattttcctaccctgactccctcttccctgttccctttcccctcacctaggtgtaacacttccctctttttttaatatcttccctttaataaagtgttccttatccttccttagggagagCTGGTGGTGGTCAcaataatgcaataaaataaattcatttatttaattgcaataacaaaacatgaattgctgttgtaaaaagattgcacttcatgtagtgttgaccttcgacagcatgtacAGACgaggcaaaaaataaaaaaaataaataaatagttcaagggccacatatgACACAATTTGAAATCAAGTGGGCCggaccaaaaaataataatttttgcaaTTTAACATTATTGTAAATCAGGGGTGACCACCATGGTGCCTGCGTGCACCAGGTAGCCCATATGGACCATAAGAGGTGCTCTTCTAACAAGAGCACTATATTAACCATAGAACTTGGtgtaaaatctgatttacttgccaAGTTTCAAACTAACAGAGATAAATACAGGTGATAGATGTAGTCAGAGCTTTAATAGAGTACACGCTGCACTTGAtacgtttttgtattaaatcaaccatctttaaatgttcattttcGACGGAGAGATTGAGACAAATTTGTTTAAGTGTaggatttagtttaaaaaaagctgCAGATTGTGACacgatgtgttttaaaaaaaaaaaaaaagctccaaagtggatttttctaaaatattacaaaattggTAAATGGTacaacatttttacatgttttatgattCGTTAAAAACATGTTAGTTGGTGGCTAGTTAATAGCAACATAAAGATTTCCTatgaaaagtaatgaaaatgaaacatttgcttgaatgaagaaaaaaaaagcattgttGAACTATTTCTTACCTTTTTAGGTTACTGCTAATTTCCGATGTTATCTTACCCTTtatttaaagtgaaacagtgaaaatgtagtgtttaagaagtgtatATCAAACCAGTAGACCTTCGGATTATTTAGTACCTTTGAAGTAACTCACAGTTTCTGctgtaaataatgtagtacTGCAACATCCTTCGTATTTTATCTACAACTTCTTGTGGGCCGAACTAGATGTTCTTGTGAGCCGAACTTGGCCcgcgagccttgagtttgacatatgtggcATAGAGGATCAGACTAACTCCCATTACTACCAACGCTGTACGCTGCACCTATGGCCAATGATCAGTCCGTCTGTATAAGCTCACAGCCTGAGACTCATTTGTGAACACGTGAAGTATAGGAGGCTAATCCTGTTAGCGACTAGGGTCAAGGACGTGCTGGAAAGGAAGCCACCTTAATGACCCAGCACTACGTCACAGGAGTGTGTGACTACTAGTGTTTGAAGCTGCATTGTTGATTGTGCAGATTTACTTtcatcaacaaaaaacaaacaaacaaaaggagaTTTGATAAAgtttaaatccaaatctaagCTTTTCTTGATGAAACGTAAAGGTCTGATGCAAACCTAACAAACGTCACATTCTCCTTGACACCTATAGGTTAACGTCAGCTCGGCTAAAGCAAATGCTCAAAGCAGTTGAAAGGATTTCCCTTGATTTTTGACCTTTTGAGTCAACACCAGATTGGTCACCTGCAGCTCCAGGACTTTGAGGCGGTGACGGTGGTTCCTTAGCTCCGCCTGTAGTTCAGAGATGGTCTCTTTCATCGCCTCAATCTGCTGTTTTCTCTCCTCGTTCTCGTGCAGCCAATAGGAAACCTCGTCGGTGCAGCGGAACATATCAGGGCACCTCTGCTCGCCCAGCTGAGGCAGTGTGGCCACCACACGACACATCCCGTTCTCCAACACCTGATGGGCGAGAAACACTTCCTTTATATTCCATATCGAGCACAGCCATTTTTTGACGTTTTTCAGTGCAAAGGAACTGGAATGTTAGGAATAGTAGAAATGCTGTCTCCTTAAActggtgtaattgtaattgaacattggtaactgaaaatgtaattgactccaaaccCCCTGCATTGAGCAATTAGCATCAATAACAGACATTAATGATTCAACTCTTGTGACGTAGGCAGAAATggattggattttatatagctctttatcatagacagtcaaagtcgctttacagaattaaggcattattctttcactccacacttagtggtggcaagccgctattgtagccacagctgccctggggcagactgacgaaAACGAGGCTGCCATAATGCGCGATCGGCCCCTCTGACCTCTGAATCAAGCGGCTATCCatatggttgccgtatcaacaAACCGACATTcaatccgtacgcagcgcccctatttggtcagtttaggtcacgttataggtcagtcattggccagtttaggtcgtgtgactaagactaaaccttaccctaaacctaaacctaaccctaaaaatggttgcgatattgggttgtaacctaatcctaaccctaaacctaagacgctacgtacttgtacttcggtaaacgtaccaatagcaccgggggttgtctgtatgGCAACCGCACAAATAGATACTTTCTACTTTAACCCTGTTGTTACCATGAAGAGTgactgcgtgtgcgtgtgtgtatgtgtgtgtgtgtgtgtgtctccaccTGATTTGTGTAGTCCCCACACTGTGACCCTCCTCCATTCTGTGTTAACGTTGTGTTAACGTTGTCCCCTTTGGCCTGTGGGAGTAGCACCATGATAATATTGATCATATACAGAGCAGAACACACACTCCAGGCTGGAGAGTGTGTTAGGGACAGCAGGGACATTGCTCCCAACAGGTTAGTGGATCCAAGCCTTGTCAGCAATCGGACACAGGGGCGTGTCTTTCACCATGCCAGGACGGTCTGGTTCTCCCTATGAGGAACCAAACTTAAGCGTTACATGTCTTTgacaatgtaaacacaaactGCTACTAAACTGAGGTGGCCTCAATGCCCCATATTCTTTATAAAGAACAATGTAGAAAAGAACTCACCCTGTGCACAAACCATCTTCTGCTCCGTTCTTGGTTCCTAGTTTGCCACAGGGACGTCTCCATCATCTGCTCTTTGATATCCACTTTTGTATCTCACTCTTTGTTCTGCATGTTCACCTCCAGTTTCTTTCCTGCTCTCTGTTTCCCATTGCTTTCCTTCCCACTGTCGACCTCTTAGTGCAGTAATCCACCTTTAAGAGGATTCACATCCTGGGAGAGATGGCAGAGAGTGGGACACACCCAAACCAGGAAGTGATAGtcatttaataaacaaaaaagaaagtatACTGcctgtcagggttggggtcaatgacTTTTTTTCAGTTACCGATTACTTTTTCAATCACCcatgtccaattacaattaaattaccataattttttttttatcctcacagtcaattacaattgctttctcaattactaaagttccattacaattaatcaacctaataaaagttaaccttcgtcttgtgttagctttctgttagcatctcttatgataacaggtcctaaatcagctgtaaaatacactaaaaaacaataatctatAAACTGATCTGTTTCCTAtgtattggtttccttgttacgcttcctaatcaattcaaatataggttttaatcaTTTTGGTGTGAGAGTCTGaggcttttttgtgtcagtgtacccctccattacattttttttcacggGTAAAATGCGGGCTTGGTATAAAACGTATTTTAATAatgaactacatatgtgtagaactgtacatagaactgtaaaatggctccccagttttgcgtgaaattataattgatcatttctatagaattttcatggccaATCACAATGACAAAGTTgattatctgaacttaattacgattacaacagcaacatcattttaaagttacaatttcaattatagttacaccataattgtaattaattatcaattacacaatttcaattataactgaccccaaccctgctggtTTATCTTACAGATAAACTcgtaattatttcattttttttaaataattataataaatcgTGCAACAGTAGATGAACAAACTatttttgaagtagttttttgaGTTGGTTTTGGATGTTTACATGAAGATGTGAGGAAGGATTGTGGAATTTTGACCAAAGTATGTAATGAAAAGCTTGTGTAAATGTTTACAAAAATTAagggaaaaatatacagagtTTAATGTAATGATGTACAGGGCGTAGTGTAACAGAGGCTGTGCACGTTTGGCCACACAGAGGCACTACGCAACAACAACTCACTTATAAGCTGTCGTTGACTGAGGGGAAGGACTTCTTTGGACAGTTGAATCTCTCACAATTAGATGCTAAAACCCAATTTTGAGATTGAAAGGCAGAATAgttgttaattcaattcaactttatttatatagcgcaaattacaacagagtcatctcaaagtgctaaataaaatactgtatagagtccatagtaagaaagaaagaaagaacccaacattATCCACATGAACAGTGGGTGGAAAAACTCCTTCCTTTTTattggaagaaatctccagtggaccaggttcagaggtggcagcatGCGCTTAACGTGATAATAAGGAGAAGCACTTGGAAATGTTcttgatgaattcatgttgtaatttgatataaaacatttagcgttagctcactgaCTGTTCTGCTTCCTTGGAATCTTTTTCAGTGTCTTATGTATCAGAAACAGGAACACTTTATttcaagttttatatataaggctGACGTTACGCTGTCattctgtcattagcatgaatagggtgtcataaaggctgtcattaagtgttggtCGCTAAAAttgtgacacctttggagctatgttggcattttttgggttaggtagaGGCATCCAGTGGAGTTAGGTGGTGTTAGggattagggtaacgaagggttagagttagggtaacaaacaggcgtcatgtcataataatgacagcctttatgcatacaaattcaagtaaagtgttgtcTCAGAAACTGCAAAAACTGGGACATCAGgacattatttttctatttacttTAGACTtcattcacctgacaaataaacatcttattttcagatttctaaaaataatttatttttattttatttatttattcagtttatttccgacattgTATATTCGGCACTTGTCAGTGGCATTTTTTTTGCAAGGATTTGGTTGAACAAATCTGTCATGTTCTTGCATGTTGACAACTTCTTTATGTCTGTCAAATGGATTTCAATGCACCATAACAGTTCAACCTTGTCATTGGGGTTTAGAAATTgatttttatggtcttggttGACTCCCAAAGTTCTTGGTCCTGGTGCATTCTGGGtttgggcaagtcttggtctcggatactGCAGTACAGCACGTAGAAGCACTTCTCAACGCTGGTATTtatataaacatttacattcTACATCAGTGCATCCTGACGTGTCTATGTGCTGTGCATCGTTTGACACACAGATAAGTGTGTTtattggctgtgtgtgtgtgtgtgtgtgtgtgtgtgtgtgtgtgtgtctccctgTGGGATTTCTCCGGGTGCTCCGTGTCCTCTGCAGTTCAAAAACATACATCACATGTTCATCCAAGTGTGTTTGTGGTTGTGTGTGGAAATACTGCCAACCAGTTTATGGTGTACGTGTACAACCTGAGCAGCGATATAAAGATAGAGAaagattgtttcttttttttgtttttttgttttttttttacatttagcatcAAAACTGCCAATTTAACTCGCAAATTTTGTTAGACAATATTCAAATGTACCATAGTTATTTGAAGGATTATCTTTATCCATAGGTACCGTTGCAGGTTACGCTGAACATGTTTCTTACATGAAGATTTGCATGTGTCATGTCGTGAAGCAGCTGTTTGCAGCTGGCTGAGTCTGAGCGATGTGACAGTTTGACACTTCAAGGAGGAGTTGAGGTGGAGATGGAGTGCGTGGTGGGGGCGGGGGTATGCTACTATGCATGCTGGAAAAATAATGCAGACGCACATAAACAAAGCTCAAAGTGACAGCCGTGTTTACACTCTGACACACAGGATGTATTAGAAAGCTCACTTGTAAGGTCAGTCATGAGAATTGTAACAAAATGA encodes:
- the LOC114458068 gene encoding microfibril-associated glycoprotein 4, whose translation is MSLLSLTHSPAWSVCSALYMINIIMVLLPQAKGDNVNTTLTQNGGGSQCGDYTNQVLENGMCRVVATLPQLGEQRCPDMFRCTDEVSYWLHENEERKQQIEAMKETISELQAELRNHRHRLKVLELQSEEKNHLNLSLERRLHELELHYTEATSLLHLQGTLILELQHQLHNLTLLGDKIKGGPGCLVNIVEPNPLMHAEAALKSDVLHVRNCPIDCASIFYNGVRRSGSYTVVPSLSGMPVEVYCDMDTDGGGWTVIQRRVDGSVSFDRTWRDYRVGFGDLHSEFWLGNDHIHDLTARGDYSLRIDLEDWSNVHKHALYQSFSVEDEEHQYRLHVSGFSGTMQDSFSWYHDKQGFSTPDSGNICAEISHGGWWYNQCFYANLNGVYYGGGQYTPRGLGPLGPDGIVWYSWRDSDYYSLRKVTMMIRPRSFRARLSP